The DNA sequence TCACGTGGGAGTAGGCGTGGTCACGTgcggaagtgtgtgtgtgtaaaggtgcGCACTCACCTGTGATACAGATGAGAGTCAGTGTTGGGTAGCGTAATTTTTGTTGACCGCtacccattcattcattcattactttttttatctgtttaatcCGTTGGTTTTCATTtgtccattcatccatctttGCCACGCTGTGACAGCTCTGCGCCGTTTCTTCATAATAAATGCGCCAAAAGCATCTTTGGATCTCAGCGTATCTGTCATCATAGCGTCCTAGCGCGTCACAAAACTGCGAATCTGAAGACCCAACCTCACACTCTCAGCGGCTAAAAGGTCTGTTTTGGAAGCCACAATAATTATATTTAACTGTTTattgaaatttgttttaatttacctttttttttttttttttttaaatttcccaAAAAGCTTCTTTTTCATGGCTTCTGTTTATTAGTCACTTTTCTTTGAGATGTTCTGTCCCAGGTGTCTTTGAGGGGGTTCCTGGGGGTCCCCAGAAAAATGAGGAATTGTTTATTTCTACTATTAAATTCACTACAGCAGTGAGTACAATATGAGTCAGAGTAATAACAATGACTATTTTGATCCATAGACTGTTTAaagtaatggacgtagccacggtgacatcacccattggtttgtggactcctgctTTGAAGCCTTGAGGCTGGCATTTTAGCCGTGgccatcttgggtttttggagccagaagtgagcaTATTTGgttgagagggtggagctgtggaggagcgaggggtgaatCTGACTCATAAGCCCCTTTCACAATGACTGTTAAAGGCGGGAATATCCTGCCCTCATTTCACCTTATAAAATATACAATTGGGGGGAATGGGGGAACAGAGTTGTCTGAgcagttgtttatttgttgtttgttggagGTTCAGAGTTGTGTTAAAACATGAAATGATTTTTCTTGAAGTCAGCTTTGTTAAAGGTGTTTGTTAAGGTTTCAGGGAGCAGTGAGGCTGTTCATTGTCCACAGGGGGCGCTGTCACACTGCTGACTTTTCTGTGAAGGCAACAAAAGGATCaagcaaaatgaaaaacagcatCAGGTGTTCAAACGTCAACAGAGGTGTTACATTTGTCTTGTTGGAGCACTTTTCAGCGTCCACAGCTCCAAATCAGTTCAGGAGCATTTAGCCTGTCGGACAGAGCTGACCTGATCTGATGTTTGTGATTAAGAAGCTCTCTGACTCTCTTTCTGCTTTGGCTTGATCTCTTTGCTTCTTGTGTTCATTTCAAAGTCAAACACTGAGGTAAAATATGATGTCATGGAAACTATCTTgtgtttcattatattttgtttgtttcattataTTCTGCACATTAACATCACATCAGCCCACACACCATGATacatatggggtgccgtttgtaaagtgtctcacgctgaaaataacatcaacattttgccacatttagcttcaaacaatgtttaaaaaagtattgtgatttttttaacgtcaccttttaccacatttacagcaatatttgttaacttagaaatatattaaatagttaaatctaaatattaaatgtggcacctaaatgttaaatgttaaatctaaatctaaatctaaatgttaaatctaaatattaaatctaaatctaaatctaaatgttaaatctaaatgttctgggtgaaactaaatatttagctaatatgcaaattcacactgccggtcaccggaagtaccaaaataaaagctcgagatggtcagactgtttatagcaaATAgcaattaaaaccaacttatcgggggaaatggacacttgaacatacattagcgtgataataactacctaaaataacaagaaacgtgtttggagaaattttatttgatgtgtactttgagttgttagtgtcccttctgagggaatcaccttgttgtttacaaatacttctgggtagaaaaccagcggagtttagcaacatatatatatgcacatctcacgtttttcacgtcacggtatcaccgtttagactaatctggtgtttgtaaagcctataaacactatgactgaacaaacattactatcacggtctgaaattaataacatggttatcgtagattagcggggctaactgttagctgttagccccgttagcggtgtctgtaatgactcactaactctaaacggtccgttaagaaaatattttttccagcggatgtcttagttacaacatgattgagctaactggagaatttaatgtcgtatccgacaatgggagacatttaacagatgacgtcctgatagctttgctgctgctgcggccactggtgctttctagacatcgtgatttcccaaaacggAATAAATATCACAcctcgcaacacaaaactgctttgctagctcagtcatgttgtaactaagacatccgctggaaaaaaatatttttttcacggaccgtttaagaattaatgagtcattacagacactgctaacggggctaagaactgacggttgttagcttagcttaggttgttaatccctccgaagggacactaacaactcaaagtacacgtcaaataaaatttctccaaacacgtttcttgttattttaggtagttattatcacgctaatgtatgttcaagtgtccattttccccgataagttggttttaattcgttatttgattctataaacagtctgaccatctcgagcttttattttggtacttccgtggtggggcagtgtgaatttgcatattagctaaatatttagtttcacccaaaacatttagatttaacatttagatttagatttagatttaatatttagatttaacatttatatttatatttatatttagcatttagatttaacatttagatttagatttagatttaatatttagatttagatttaatatttagatttaacatttagatttagatttagatttaatatttagatttaacatttatatttatatttatatttagcatttagatttaatatttagatttagatttagcatttagatttagatttaatatttatatttaacatttagatttagatttagatttaatatttagatttaacatttaacatttaggtgccacatttaatatttagatttaactatttaatatatttctaagttaacaaatattgctgtaaatgtggtaaaaggtgacattaaaaaaatcacaatacttttttaaacattgtttgaagctaaatgtggcaaaatgttgatgttattttcagcgtgagacactttacaaacggcaccccatagacACAAGATGTGAGCAGCAGAAGGTTTAATATTCCTTTCATATGTCAACAAAGTGGAGAAAACAGAATAAAGCCCCGCATGTCTGATGTCTCTCTATCCTTTTACACAGGCTGAAATAACATCACcttattttcactttcattcATAAGCTATTTCATAAAGTTTTGGGTTTTACCAGAGATACTGGATGAAGGGAGATACCCAActgtaggcttatccaatgttaagataacggttactcttcctgtctcctaagtgggcgtggttagctctccctccaatcagagcctgttctcctTCAACCctctgtggatgtctgtgtatgcgggtggagaagcaggtggaatgaaaatacattcttcctatTACTGCAGCCTATTGTTGCACaaagcttgggcattttttatttattactagcggtaaataactgtttgtaagctaactgtgattttaccgcctgtttatcaagatcacGAGATCTCGCGAGAACTGGTTTTCTGAGAtggacagggctcaaacaaagttaactttctcttgatctgtgcggatgaaaaatgcagctttagtgtcagaatgttggtaagatgtgtggcttgtggaaaatgaacccaatatttactttagtgactacagggcgaaagaattgaccataaattgtgatcacgttcattttcctcattgacgacaatacattcagcgctgccgcaagtctcctacgggggcgtggcgctgacgtcactgaatcaggaagtgagctaagttgggtatctcgcttcatccaatatctctggtttTACCGAGTAACAAGTGACGCTCAGCAGAGTTATAGTGACGTTGATGCTCAGCCTAAATTCCCATTGGCTCAGATGGAGGTCGATATCAGTTCCCTTCCTCATTCTAATCCGCGCTTCAGTTCCGGTGCTCGAGGTGATgagttggtgtgtgtttgtgtcagtaaacaaacattaaactcGGTATTTTATCAAAGCTTTAGATGCGACAACTCACAATGAAAGCCTGGATTTATCTAGGCCTACTTTTCCTGAGCTTACATGGCGCCTCGGCAAGTAAGTGAAGATATTTTTACAGCCTaagtttatttattgtaaaacacaaaaagcTTCATgtctttatatactgtatatgtgaaTGTAAGGTTCGTCTGATAGTCTTTGATGTTaagggttaaaaaaacaaatccattaTCTTAAAGTTCATGTTAAATCCTGACTGAGCAACTCATTGATTGATCCCTACGTTTTTCTATTTAGTCATAACCtctaatatattttattaaaaacagcATAAGTGTATTATCTTTCCTAACTTCCCTTTCCTTTATGTcgccattattttatacaatcAGGACCATTAATACCGATACGGTCTGATCGATATTAATGCTAAAATGGCGGCATGACTACAAAGCGCAACACAGTCCAACAcgcagataaataaataaaatataaagaaaacataaaatcaagttGTTAAAATAACAGTTTATTGTCCAAAACTATATGTACAGTGCCCTCAGTACAGTGCTGTTAATCATGACTTATTTTagaaactattaaaataaaaaacataaaaaaaattacataattTATTTTTCCAGTCTCGAAAAACACcgcattgtattttattttaactcctCTACAGGCTGCTGTCAAGGTTttagattcttattttcaactAACAAgttagtttttgttttcctgctgaAGTCGAACAACTTGATTTGTTGGtacaatatttaaaatcattcaCTAATGCGTGTAAACAAAATTACTGACATCTTAAATGATACATTGCTCATTCATGATCTTTTTTACTCcaacacaaaatattaactCCCACACAGTGAGGTAATATTGATACTTTTcctgcacacagaaaaacaaacataatcaaTAACAACCTACTGAACATAAATATTAGCTTCATATCATTTCAGCTCATAGTTTGACCTATATACTATATTTTCTGAAATTgtataatatttaaaatgtagtttatatAACAGTTAGTCctggccctgcaatctgattggtcgagagacagtaaaaccgtgatgatattggagtacaacatcacggttatttcactgtgtatgtatcagtccgcctcacagctgattgcaatcaacaatcaaatcaaaactgacggttagtgtcggttaggtcagcagttgtgttgtaggctaattaattcatccactgtcaaacagccaaaaatatggatttatttcctaaaataagttttgaattgaactatgaatggtcatcagaggaagatgagggagaggacaAGCTGAATCCAGCTGAGCACACagccaggtttgtcagtgtttcatcagcggagctcaatgacttggagaaaagcaacataccgtcagatcagaaggcagagtcggctgtgcctgtgaagccacagtccaccatgcagtcaccagaaacttatttcaccggctgcacaattaatggaaacgtgcagataaatgtgtataaagagtaagtgcctggcgcaccatgtctgcgttccatagcaacggtgacagcggagtcctgagggaactatttttgttggcggaagacaaataaaatgcttaaatatctattttgtcctcatttttcaacatttcttattccgccttgcttatttaagtgttgaactgttgtataaaagcagtATGTGaggcctgcggcctcgtgcctacgaccgcatcacagccgtgacgatatcacagtacaacatcacgagctcgagtgtgatattgcttaattaaacCATTTTCCAGAGAATAACGAAATCTGACTCCACATACTGAAATACTCATCTGCGTTAATAATGTACATCCGTACTGAGTTTTGTTTTCACTATTGGTCTCAACAATCCAGTGTCTGCGGGCGATACTGTTTACGTGTGTGATGTAATAACAGGGAACAGCTTTATTCTTGGACAGATTTGCAGAACAGGTTTGGTCTGACAGCTTTACACAGAATTAAGAGCAAATAAACATCAGTTCATGGTGGAGGAAATGTTGTATGGGATATGAATTCAGTATAAGACAAAACATTACACTTATTAAAGTATACATTTATGTTTGTAGCTTACTGAGTGAACAACAGATGTTAATTAAATGTCTTGGATGTGccgtagtttgtttgtttttaataatgtttaGAGGAAAATAACATTGTTCAGTGATGTATAAAACTGTAACtctgaaaactgaaatgatTACTCTTCTCACAGTGACTCACTCTCTGAAGTATTTCGTCACTGCCTCTTCTCAAGTCCCAAACTTCCCAGAGTTTGTGTCTGTTGGGTTGGTTGATGAAGTTGAAGTGGATCGTTATGACAGTAACACCAGCAGAGCAGAACCCAAACAGGACTGGATGAGCAGAGTCACAGAGGATGATCCTCAGTACTGGCAGAGGAGCACTGAGAGCTGTCTGGTTGGCCAGCAGATCTTCAAATCCAACATTGAAGTTGCAAAGCAGCGCTTCAACCAAACTGGAggtttgtttatgtttcacTTTCTACTGATAAAATGTTGTTTATATTTTCATCCTCTGTTTTAGTaaacatgtctgtctgtctgtctgtctttctctgcctgtctgtctgtctctctctgtctgtctctctttctctgcctgtctgtctgcctgtctgtctgtctgtctgtctctgtctgtctctctctcaggtgTCCACGTTTACCAGTTGATGTTTGGTTGTGAGTGGGACGATGAGACTGGAAACACCAATGGATATGTGCAGTATGGTTATGATGGAGAAGACTTCATATCATGGGACCCGGAGACAGAGACATGGATCGCTCTTAAACCACAGGCTGTCATGACCAAACACAAGTGGGAGAATGACAAAGCTTGGACAGCACAGCAGAAACACTACCTCACTCACCGTTGTCCTGACTGGCTGAAGAAGTATGTGGACTATGGGAGGAGCTCTCTGCTGAGAAAAGGTAGAGTCACATGACCTGATGTAGTTTCATGAACATAACAATCTTCATGTGTCTCCTCTGTTTCTAACCAACAGGAACATCACAGTGAATATGAGCCAacatatacagacacacattttctttttctctaatGTTCTCacctctcttcatctctctgcctccctctctctgaactctgtttcctgtcactctctCCCACAGACTGATcaccactctctctttctctctgccatctttctttttgtcttcatttatcTTTCTATCTTTAATGTCTTTGTAACAATCACTGTCCTCCTCCCTTTCAAATCTATCTCCCCTTCTCACCTCTCTTCATCTGTCTTAttatctcctctgtctctcccttctTTTCTCGTGTTCATGTGTTACTAATGCATTTGAAATACATTATATATTTGAGAAATTATATTATAAAGTCCAGTAGATAAAGAACCCATgaactgtctttctctctctgtctgcagacCTTCCCTCAGTGTCTCTCCTCCAGAAGTCTCCCTCGTCTCCAGTCAGCTGCCACGCTACAGGTTTCTACCCAAACAGAGCCATGATGTtctggaggaaagatggagaggagcTTCATGAGAACGTGGACCACGGAGAGATCCTCCCCAACCACGATGGATCCTTTCAGATGAGCAGTGACCTGAATGTTTCATCAGTCCCACCTGAAGACTGGGAGAAGTACGAGTGTGTGTTCCAGCTCTCTGGTGTGAAGGAGGACATCGTCACCAAACTGGACAAAGCAGTGATCAGGACCAACAGAGGTAAGACTTCTATCCGAAGTGAAGGTGGGAAACACACATTTAGTTTACTGTGACAGTCTgcagttcatttattttaatgtgaatgaGACATTTTGTTTCCTTCAATAGTTTTGGTGTCAGTTTCTCCCATCTAGTGTTTTTATATAATGTCAAGGCTCAGATGTGTGTTAAACCAATGCATGTGCCCACTTCTGGACCCTAATAATTACTCTTAATTTAATTGTTGCAGTTGCAGCATGGGACCTGGGCTCACCCCCCCCACAGGACTGGCTTTCTATAACTCCATGAAAACTGGAGGGGCAGTAGGGTCCATAAGGCGGCTCGAGGTAATGTCCTGCTCCAGggtaacacacactctcaaaatTCTCCTTCCCATGACGCTTCAGTCTCTCCACCCTGACTCTTCAGTCTCTCCACCCTGACTCAGTGGGAATCATCTTGCTGCTGTCAAACATTAACCCAGGATGGATTTGGCTCCTCTTATAGTAAAGAGGTAAAAAAATATTGGCACAGCAGCCATTTATCCACACTGTGGCCTCGACATCTGGCAGGTAAGAGGCTACTGATAGTGCAAGATCTGCGCTTTTTGAAACTGATATTACACCAACTCCTTTACTGCCCACCTGTGGAAACACATGCAACGTCAGCATCTAGAAAACAGTTGACAGAGATTTGGACTGTACTGCGCAAACTGCTCACCTTGTCTTGTTTTCTTAAAAACTCGATTGCTTCTTCAAAATAATCCAGATGGACCTCTGAGATGTTCCTCGCCATGTCATCATGACCGTACAGGGCTACAGTCAGAACCACAAATCCATGGCTGGCCAACAGAGAGGCCCTTTTCTCTGACAAACCTCCACCAAAAGTGTACAGATCCAACACAGCAGGGAACGGACCTCCTCCTGGACCAaaagacacatgaggacacattaAAGAGACATTTTTATTGCATTCAAATGATGGAAATTAGAGTAAAGCCATCATATAGTGATTAAATCCTAACAACAAGGTAAACTAAAACAggtaaacattttatctaacaAGCAAAGAAGTACAAACAGAAGCACTTTCACACACGCTCTGATTATGCTTACATGCACATTAGTGTTTCAAAGTTTTTATCTAATTCAGGGTACAATGATGACATGGAATATGTAAATATTCCACATAAAATATCTTCAGTGAAATTAAgacttgatgtgtttttaatggtgttGGTTAATAATGAAATTCTGTGGCACAGTGAATAAGCTGTGGCTACACAAGCAGTACTTGTTCATAGAATAAACTCACTGTGGAGTCTTGGGAAGATTTGTTGATAATGACAAAGATAAAACAATGCCAGCACTTTCCTTTAACtttataataaataattcaTCATTCAAGTATAACTGAATGATTTGAAGCATCACAGAGACATAGACCAACCTGGAGGAGCCGTGATATTTTGGTTATCCTGACTTAATTTAGCGTTGATTCGGTTGTTCGAAAGCAGAGGCACatatgttgccatggagatttattctgtgcacttagcctggtcccgaccaggctAACAACCAGGCTTAGTTTAGCCTGGTGCCTTATCTGTCCAGTCAGTTGTCACTGCGATCGGAAATCAATGTTTttgaacaaaatacattaagcCTACAGtaataaaaagaacatttaacatttcacaCATTCTTTTTGTCATAGCCTAATTATTCATGTGATAATGTGTTTGCCTGTATATCTATGTTATGTTTAATGTCCTTTATGTTGGAACCTGTATCAATGAGCTGTACTGGAAACAAATTCCACCAGCCTGGCTGTGTGGTCATTAAAagaatcaatcaaatcaataagCATCTTCAGGTGTCTCCAATGAAGTCAGTGATGAGGGCAATATATAAAGTCCCATGCACATGACATGTGTGCACTCCTTCCTTCACAATGGCGTGTCCGTTTTTAAATGAGGTTGCAGGACTAGAGGAAGAGGCACTTATTGTGCGCAGAGCATTTCGACGCGAGGGAGTGCTGCGGGCCAGGTCGGACCCATTGCTCCACCGTGACGACCACCTGTATGAGGTTCTTAAAATAGCTGCCTTTATagcagtctttttttgttttgttaaaatagcTGCATTCATAGCagctttctgttttattttcatgttttatttttctaaaaagtATAAAGCACTTGAGATAAAAGTGCTAAGCAGTGTGCAGCTGCTCTCTCACCcattctaacacacacacacacacacactaatgccACCACACAGGGTGCATATAATATTGGGAGCAACCTGGGGGTCAGCATCTGGCCCAAgcatactttgacatgcacatATCCTTaccaataaaatgattaattgttGGAATAAACATACAAGTAGGTGTATTTGGTATTAACACAATTAGTGGTTATTAGGTGTCATAACTGTATGACCTTCCCAAATTATATTCCCAGTTAAGTGGACTCTAGTGTACTTTACatcaatgaatgaaaacattaagGTGAAACCACAATATTCTTTGAcctcatttaaatgaaaaatactaaaagtcagtcactgtctgctttgagctgtggagagaaagagaaataatATTGATTAATACATTGCATCACAGTCATGCTtacaatgtgcattaaaatgACTTCTTTCTGTAGTTTCTTAATTTCCAAGTCCAGTTTCCTTAAGttctttcttttgtctgtcaGGCTCCATGTCCTGCAGCTTCCTCTTCTCACACTGGAGCTTGACATCTGCCAGGGCTATTTGCTTCCTCAGATGAGTAGCATATAGCTGTCTGACAGTTTGTGAATTCTGTAAAACACATATCTATTAGCGCAGCAATTATGTTGTGGACACCGTGGATGTCCTTCAGGCAATACTCACTACATTTCCAGGCAGGCTgtcaggctgttcatctgtgtcctgttacaaatatattttctatgAGCACCACATCACTGACTTCTTATACATTCAGGACTAAATTATCTCCACAAGACTGGCAGGTTACCTCAAACCTTCTGGAGTCCAGAGAAAGTGTCTCTTCCTCATCTGCTGCAGATGTGCAGATGTTCACCCTGCCACATTAAATAGAATTTGTATTGACCTACTGTAAACTTGCAAGACATGTCAAGCAAATGCCTCTAATGAATAACACTCACCGGATCATCTTATATAGTCCTcctctatatagtgtatatccatacctttaggaaactgtgtcactagagctcatgggaaatgtaggcttcattccggctaaacactaccgcttttgttcacagggtcgccaaaatcaactcaaaatgaaagttccttgtaggggctttaatgaatgaataaaatgatggATTCCATGTACAGGCGAGCGGGCGAGCTCCAGGGCGAGCTCTTCCGCTGGTGTGAAATCAGCAGTTGGTGCATCGGTAAATCTGTGATCGATCTCGGGGTCTATTTAAGAAAGCCAAGGACATGCACTTATCTGAATGAGTTACACCTGGCTTGACAAAGCCGCACCCCTCAGCCTGGCTTGGCGTTCGAACAACCAATTAAGCCAGGATGGACTTAGAGGAATTTGTCCAGCCTCACTTTTCCACTTATCCTAGATTGGTTAATTCTACTTTCGAACAACAGGCCCCAGATGTGGTCTCTTGAAACATTTTGTGCAAGACATCTGGCCTCATCGACCACAGCAGACCCATGGGTTCAACCCCGACATAGCTCCCACTGAGTGAGGGGTCTCTCACCAGGTCGATCTCCCCGTTCCCATCAGCCTTGTAGGTGGCCGAGGAGCTGAACTCCACTCCTTTCTCGTCAGCTGACCTGGCTCTCATGGTGACCACCTGTCTCGCCCTCAGCCCAGACACCGTCACCTGAACAGGCTCATCAAACATGCATCTGGCTCTGGGCAGCAGCCTCAGTATGACTTGGGAGGACATCTCTTCTGAAACATATAATAAGCTTATAAGATACGTAGGTAAGGTAACGTTGGTATTTGTCAACCTGGATcgtattttcccatgtttttgtgtttaagagCATTTTAATATTTGGTATGATTGATTCGTACTGTGCCCGAGTATGATTGCCCCTCCTCTACACTTTCAGCCCTCATATTCATAATGTTGTTCTGCAACCgtgacatttttgttgtgcACAGTGCAGAAAAGGGCACCACAGACGGACACTGCTGGCCCAAGCACCATcaccagctcagaccagggaaaagctctgctcctggctGGAGGAGGAGCCACTGCTGCCTCCCACCTGTCATACTGGTGcataaaaaataatcagcataATAGCAACAGTGTCATATAACTTATGTATCAGTGTTGCCATTGATGCAAAG is a window from the Epinephelus fuscoguttatus linkage group LG15, E.fuscoguttatus.final_Chr_v1 genome containing:
- the LOC125901656 gene encoding major histocompatibility complex class I-related gene protein-like isoform X11; this encodes MRQLTMKAWIYLGLLFLSLHGASAMTHSLKYFVTASSQVPNFPEFVSVGLVDEVEVDRYDSNTSRAEPKQDWMSRVTEDDPQYWQRSTESCLVGQQIFKSNIEVAKQRFNQTGGVHVYQLMFGCEWDDETGNTNGYVQYGYDGEDFISWDPETETWIALKPQAVMTKHKWENDKAWTAQQKHYLTHRCPDWLKKYVDYGRSSLLRKDLPSVSLLQKSPSSPVSCHATGFYPNRAMMFWRKDGEELHENVDHGEILPNHDGSFQMSSDLNVSSVPPEDWEKYECVFQLSGVKEDIVTKLDKAVIRTNRAAAWDLGSPPHRTGFPTTP
- the LOC125901656 gene encoding major histocompatibility complex class I-related gene protein-like isoform X8; protein product: MRQLTMKAWIYLGLLFLSLHGASAMTHSLKYFVTASSQVPNFPEFVSVGLVDEVEVDRYDSNTSRAEPKQDWMSRVTEDDPQYWQRSTESCLVGQQIFKSNIEVAKQRFNQTGGVHVYQLMFGCEWDDETGNTNGYVQYGYDGEDFISWDPETETWIALKPQAVMTKHKWENDKAWTAQQKHYLTHRCPDWLKKYVDYGRSSLLRKDLPSVSLLQKSPSSPVSCHATGFYPNRAMMFWRKDGEELHENVDHGEILPNHDGSFQMSSDLNVSSVPPEDWEKYECVFQLSGVKEDIVTKLDKAVIRTNRVAAWDLGSPPPQDWLSITP
- the LOC125901656 gene encoding major histocompatibility complex class I-related gene protein-like isoform X10; this translates as MRQLTMKAWIYLGLLFLSLHGASAMTHSLKYFVTASSQVPNFPEFVSVGLVDEVEVDRYDSNTSRAEPKQDWMSRVTEDDPQYWQRSTESCLVGQQIFKSNIEVAKQRFNQTGGVHVYQLMFGCEWDDETGNTNGYVQYGYDGEDFISWDPETETWIALKPQAVMTKHKWENDKAWTAQQKHYLTHRCPDWLKKYVDYGRSSLLRKDLPSVSLLQKSPSSPVSCHATGFYPNRAMMFWRKDGEELHENVDHGEILPNHDGSFQMSSDLNVSSVPPEDWEKYECVFQLSGVKEDIVTKLDKAVIRTNRVAAWDLGSPPPQDWLSITP